The Setaria viridis chromosome 6, Setaria_viridis_v4.0, whole genome shotgun sequence genome contains a region encoding:
- the LOC117859531 gene encoding pentatricopeptide repeat-containing protein OTP51, chloroplastic, whose amino-acid sequence MSATRSPAHECDGPWNYYHCKHREITYSRRCVFPDPSALLPTRVFFRAPGHQAPRSGCPTAPIGHAPAAPRRFAVSRPRAASALEALVLESDDEDGDDADEEAEVEEEVGTGLFQGEAWAAGAHERDAVRSPVLQVFEIEELPEQWRRSRIAWLYKELPAFKHSTFTRILNAQRKWITQDGATGVVVHCLRIRNNDAAFRVPEADRAAAVRLGACRAHRQARNAEQGSNGTGGWRRRRSRGARAG is encoded by the exons ATGAGTGCGACGAGGTCTCCAGCGCATGAGTGCGACGGTCCTTGGAACTATTACCACTGCAAGCACAGAGAAATTACATATTCGCGTCGTTGCGTCTTCCCCGATCCGTCCGCCCTCCTTCCCACGCGCGTTTTTTTTCGCGCACCAGGGCACCAGGCGCCGCGCAGTGGCTGCCCCACTGCGCCCATCGGCCACGCACCGGCCGCCCCACGCCGCTTCGCCGTGTCGCGTCCAAGGGCGGCGTCAGCGCTGGAGGCCCTCGTGCTGGAGTCTGACGACGAGGATGGAGACGACGCGGATGAGgaagcggaggtggaggaggaggtcgggaCGGGCCTGTTCCAGGGCGAGGCGTGGGCCGCGGGGGCCCACGAGAGGGACGCGGTGAGGTCCCCCGTGCTGCAGGTGTTCGAGATCGAGGAGCTGCCGGAGCAGTGGCGGCGGTCGAGGATCGCCTGGCTCTACAAGGAGCTACCCGCCTTCAAGCACTCCACCTTCACCCGCATCCTCAACGCCCAACGCAAGTGGATCACCCAGGACGGCGCCACCGGCGTCGTCGTCCACTGCCTCCGCATCCGCAATAACGACGCCGCATTCCGG GTGCCGGAGGCCGACCGCGCCGCGGCGGTACGATTGGGCGCGTGTCGCGCACACCGACAAGCTAGAAATGCCGAGCAGGGATCAAATGGTACTGGGGGCTGGCGGCGCAGGAGATCGCGAGGGGCTCGCGCGGGGTAG